In Candidatus Eisenbacteria bacterium, the following are encoded in one genomic region:
- a CDS encoding right-handed parallel beta-helix repeat-containing protein: protein MNGRNALSILLVGLLLAIPGWAGATTRYVVMQPIQTDLAATAGITPFPPYDFILYAATDIQDALDYCAYGDTVLIAGAQPEDTFNGYLHSESIVIPNGVVVLGGWDVNAAIMGLGSMPAVDQRIFAEDSLWTIIIPAIGSDDPVVRFAVDSTEVYDTTTVGEEEVIDSSWVHTGVDSTTVLRGLFISDGNTEIDGAGILLPIGSPRITRNVFSSHTTSERGGAIFIGYGSPRIEHNTFASNYVGDAAGGIVHVAGGAPIIRDNIFSGNSGPGYAVACSDSAGAPVLGYNLFYRNNDQDTLACSGDGSNLFGVNPVYCASADNDYRLFRESPIAAASSEGDAIGAWGIGCRATRKYVAATGATGILPYNEPDRAALTLSAALDVSYPGDTILVTIGEFEENLEVPGGIRLSGSWDYGFNFQDPYQSGTVIRSVEGGESAIRLTGEGTGDNHLEYLVLTDAGDADGALLSAEGVAVTLEHISVVGNISAGASLIHAGAGASLDFDYCMFALNQDAPVFGCGGGSVTVRNSNFFENDEIAAAGCAVALIDTTRRDPFFCDPDSADYRVYSEGRMGESAPGLSPFGALSVGCNYSAHYVRLGVGDGVYPYETPEKATSDVEAAIDVASAQDTIRMGSGVYEMNLTIDKGVGFEGGWTDSTFLTRDYAFAPSILQGTAAGEPTVRFEGVFSQFAPSGGLDGFIITHAEGVEGPGVVVAEGARPRLRHNLITGNHVDYVSHPEHPAAGVVIQGIVGGSQAVPILQENTIAGNTITGAVAGNRVASGVSISEAGTTTNNWTWLLDNIISDNAGGIAAIVNQESWIRLDDNIIFDNTNINAADSSWADYSFYGEQVDDFRSIDPLFCGADSGNYYLTSCSPAIVSATGDTVTGALPVSPYCICDGEVFLVNPSAGASGFPFRSRRNAARHISDIDPYFFRGDTISLLGQAERCTVKVCAGAIIDSFTLVNGVKYRGGYVLPDYLESSRNPADPNKTSRIGGGARNRIMTAGPGVDSTTVVDGFEFAAGRADKGSGAYLYGDAAPVFSNNKFIECRSTQSGVIYSDEESSPRIIGNRIYNNSVDTDGGVIHLAGAGGVVANNTVSDNKGGGWAFIAEECAPDVYNNAFTYNDQGIRTDGAAAIHFDHNDVFYHDPDYEEEMEFDTTGQGNISQGPLYCARGRFQYTLFDHSPLVAAGRNGGNMGARPVGCSTPRHYVSEAGANEYPYDTAVRAAHRIQDAVDVASMAGFSNPNDSADVVLVAAGTYEETLRVPTNVKVYGGYNASFSAEQRDYRTNVTVIDAGGEGTAVVIDSGARGPTATATVAGNTATIFDGFTIRNGQGVRGGGIRIGEYAKPVVRYNRIEHCRADLGGGILVEPGAKGWIVYNTVVEDTAVSGAGLFAEGYTTSAWDTTWHGGEITGVNGLSETVPLIANNTFVDCEVEGGGAGVVHLDEAEPIFRRSIVAYNGGGAGLVHVYDLGGHDTALPQVYNNQFYSNAGGDSLPDHLNLLLGEHVIAPPAFCDTAEGAYTLLYDRSLIRDEVSPVRDSCAATIWGSEPVGCTYPGHRFLAYWDPNSNNRPIFPYVCAPNAARNLDVILPYVNSGDTVDVAGDSRVATTTPPLEGALYTGNFQVNRPIVLRGGFDAGFALSEPKPDSVSLQAVLRPRTNGSILVVQQDPAAATDSTLRIDSTTIISGLTFQNANAELVNGGAIRCIGGASPTIRKCSFEENSTKNWGGAISIRDAASPRILDSYFYRNRAGVGGAIYLYRVSDPVVRGNIFSENGDPEIGQYGGVRIEESTAGGSVDNNVFYGNRRGALSLSEAKGGFRIWNNVIASNGGYGISLTPVFEGIQTPVLSHNDLWANSEGNLLNIDEDTTSIHANPQFCNTGERFDLTNRLRVFDTFFRYQECSPMLLAGVDPLSERDAHIGVAKLSEMTCADTTAPALEIGFLLHSTLPGVANLYVIPNETIARDSILLQTMYANARLESVDVGGEIITQIVYDFDTTDVEVAESDAYLSVYTSRNITLQTADTLIVQARAVDLCGKVGTRKREFSAKEFSEGGAGKMWSVDRVAELDVPSGALMHAGVVLMEKLGGDRFAEGETPLAGPYHLSLEQVRPAAPLGLRFTLAGGETDAERFAGLAVYRWDGERWTRLESLVDPASRTVSASIETGGTYVVLWSEDVRSGEEIPARFALHPNMPNPFNPITRIAFDLPVRAEVSLRVYDVSGRSVRTLRDGTMNAGRHEVVWDGTNNAGRSVASGIYFYRIDAGDEKAVRKMTLIR, encoded by the coding sequence ATGAACGGCCGAAACGCCTTATCGATCCTGCTGGTGGGCCTGCTCCTGGCGATTCCCGGGTGGGCCGGCGCGACGACCCGCTACGTCGTGATGCAGCCGATCCAGACCGACCTGGCCGCGACAGCGGGCATAACGCCGTTTCCACCCTATGATTTCATCTTGTATGCCGCGACGGATATCCAGGATGCTCTCGATTACTGCGCGTACGGTGATACGGTTTTGATCGCGGGAGCCCAGCCCGAGGACACCTTCAATGGATATCTGCATTCCGAATCGATCGTAATCCCGAACGGCGTGGTCGTTCTGGGCGGTTGGGATGTGAACGCGGCGATTATGGGCCTCGGGAGCATGCCGGCCGTGGACCAGAGGATCTTCGCCGAGGACAGCCTCTGGACGATAATCATTCCCGCGATCGGTTCCGATGATCCGGTGGTCCGTTTCGCCGTCGACTCCACCGAGGTGTACGACACGACCACCGTAGGAGAGGAGGAAGTGATCGATTCCTCCTGGGTCCACACGGGCGTGGATTCCACCACGGTTCTCAGGGGCCTCTTCATTAGCGACGGAAACACCGAAATCGACGGCGCCGGAATCCTCCTGCCCATCGGTTCTCCCCGGATCACGCGCAACGTCTTCAGCAGCCACACGACCTCCGAGCGGGGCGGCGCCATCTTCATCGGGTACGGCTCCCCGCGGATCGAGCACAACACCTTCGCTTCGAACTATGTCGGGGACGCCGCCGGCGGCATCGTGCACGTCGCGGGCGGGGCTCCGATCATTCGGGACAACATCTTCAGCGGCAACAGCGGGCCGGGATACGCCGTCGCCTGCTCCGATAGCGCGGGCGCGCCGGTTTTGGGATACAACCTGTTCTATCGGAACAACGACCAGGACACCCTCGCCTGCTCCGGCGACGGATCGAACCTTTTCGGCGTAAATCCGGTCTATTGCGCTTCCGCCGACAACGACTATCGCCTCTTTCGGGAGTCCCCCATCGCGGCGGCCTCCTCGGAAGGGGATGCGATCGGCGCCTGGGGCATCGGATGCCGGGCGACACGCAAGTACGTCGCCGCCACCGGCGCCACGGGAATCCTTCCCTATAACGAGCCGGATCGGGCGGCCCTCACCCTCTCCGCCGCCCTCGACGTCTCCTACCCGGGCGACACGATCCTGGTCACCATCGGCGAGTTCGAGGAGAACCTGGAGGTTCCCGGGGGGATCCGGCTGTCGGGAAGCTGGGATTACGGATTCAACTTTCAAGACCCGTACCAATCCGGCACGGTGATCCGCTCCGTCGAAGGCGGAGAGAGCGCCATCCGCCTCACCGGCGAAGGAACCGGCGATAACCACCTGGAGTATCTCGTGCTCACCGACGCGGGCGACGCGGACGGGGCTCTTCTCTCCGCGGAGGGGGTCGCGGTGACGCTCGAGCACATCTCCGTGGTAGGGAACATCAGCGCCGGCGCCTCATTGATTCACGCCGGCGCGGGCGCTTCGCTCGATTTCGATTACTGCATGTTCGCCCTCAACCAAGACGCTCCGGTGTTCGGTTGCGGCGGCGGCTCCGTCACGGTCCGGAACAGCAACTTTTTCGAGAACGACGAGATCGCGGCGGCGGGATGCGCAGTCGCCTTGATCGACACCACGCGGCGCGATCCTTTCTTCTGTGATCCGGACTCGGCGGATTATCGGGTCTATTCGGAAGGCAGGATGGGCGAGTCGGCGCCGGGGCTTTCACCGTTCGGCGCCCTCTCGGTGGGCTGCAACTACTCCGCTCACTACGTCCGTCTGGGCGTGGGCGATGGAGTGTATCCCTACGAGACGCCGGAGAAAGCCACGTCGGACGTGGAGGCGGCCATCGACGTCGCGTCGGCTCAGGACACGATCCGTATGGGGTCGGGCGTTTACGAGATGAACCTGACCATCGACAAGGGTGTCGGGTTCGAGGGCGGGTGGACCGATTCCACCTTCCTTACCCGGGATTACGCTTTCGCGCCGAGCATCCTGCAGGGGACGGCGGCGGGGGAACCGACGGTCCGTTTCGAGGGCGTGTTCTCCCAGTTCGCCCCTTCCGGCGGGCTGGATGGATTCATCATCACACACGCCGAGGGGGTGGAGGGACCCGGAGTGGTCGTCGCCGAAGGCGCCCGCCCGAGACTCCGTCACAACCTGATCACCGGGAACCATGTCGACTATGTCTCGCACCCCGAGCACCCCGCCGCGGGCGTGGTGATCCAGGGAATCGTCGGCGGATCGCAGGCCGTTCCGATCCTCCAGGAGAACACCATCGCCGGGAACACGATCACCGGCGCCGTCGCCGGCAACCGGGTCGCCTCGGGCGTCTCGATCAGCGAGGCGGGCACCACGACGAACAACTGGACCTGGCTCCTGGACAACATCATCTCCGACAACGCGGGTGGGATCGCCGCGATCGTGAACCAGGAAAGCTGGATCCGCCTGGACGACAACATCATTTTCGACAACACGAACATCAATGCCGCCGACAGCAGTTGGGCGGACTACAGCTTCTACGGGGAGCAGGTCGACGATTTCCGGTCGATCGATCCCCTCTTCTGCGGAGCGGATTCCGGGAACTACTACCTCACCAGTTGCTCGCCGGCGATCGTTAGCGCCACCGGCGACACGGTGACCGGCGCGTTGCCGGTCTCCCCCTATTGCATCTGCGACGGCGAGGTGTTTCTCGTCAACCCGAGCGCCGGGGCGTCCGGCTTCCCCTTCCGGAGCAGGCGGAACGCGGCCCGGCACATCTCGGATATCGATCCTTACTTCTTCCGGGGAGACACGATCTCCCTATTGGGACAGGCGGAGCGCTGCACGGTCAAGGTGTGCGCCGGCGCGATCATCGATTCCTTTACTTTGGTGAACGGCGTGAAATACCGGGGCGGGTACGTCCTCCCCGACTACCTGGAGTCCTCCCGGAATCCCGCCGATCCGAACAAGACCTCCCGCATCGGCGGCGGCGCGAGGAACCGGATCATGACCGCCGGTCCCGGCGTCGACAGCACCACCGTGGTGGACGGTTTCGAGTTCGCGGCGGGGCGCGCCGATAAGGGCTCGGGAGCCTATCTGTACGGAGACGCGGCCCCGGTCTTCAGCAACAACAAGTTCATCGAGTGCCGTTCCACGCAATCGGGGGTCATCTACTCCGACGAGGAGTCGTCTCCGAGGATCATCGGCAACCGGATCTACAACAACTCCGTGGATACCGACGGAGGCGTGATCCATCTCGCGGGCGCGGGCGGCGTGGTGGCGAACAACACCGTTTCCGACAACAAGGGTGGAGGATGGGCGTTCATCGCCGAGGAGTGCGCCCCGGACGTGTACAACAACGCCTTCACCTACAACGATCAGGGAATCCGCACCGACGGCGCCGCAGCGATTCACTTCGATCATAACGACGTGTTCTATCACGACCCGGACTACGAAGAAGAGATGGAGTTCGATACCACCGGACAGGGGAACATCTCCCAAGGACCGCTCTACTGCGCCCGGGGACGTTTTCAGTACACCCTTTTCGATCATTCACCTTTGGTTGCGGCGGGAAGGAACGGCGGCAACATGGGCGCGCGGCCGGTGGGGTGCAGCACGCCCCGGCACTACGTGAGCGAAGCGGGCGCGAACGAATACCCCTACGACACGGCGGTCCGGGCGGCTCATCGCATTCAGGACGCAGTCGACGTGGCCAGCATGGCCGGGTTCTCCAACCCGAACGACTCCGCGGACGTGGTCTTGGTCGCCGCGGGCACCTACGAGGAAACGCTTCGGGTGCCGACGAACGTCAAGGTATACGGCGGGTACAACGCCTCCTTCAGTGCCGAGCAGCGTGATTACCGCACGAACGTAACGGTGATCGACGCGGGTGGCGAGGGAACCGCCGTGGTGATCGATTCCGGAGCGAGAGGTCCCACGGCCACGGCGACGGTCGCCGGGAACACGGCGACCATCTTCGACGGCTTCACCATCCGGAACGGGCAAGGCGTTCGCGGCGGCGGTATCCGAATCGGCGAGTACGCGAAGCCGGTGGTCCGTTACAACCGGATCGAGCACTGCCGCGCCGACCTGGGAGGCGGCATTTTGGTCGAACCGGGCGCGAAGGGGTGGATCGTGTACAACACGGTGGTCGAGGACACCGCCGTTTCCGGAGCGGGACTCTTCGCCGAGGGTTACACCACTTCGGCGTGGGACACGACGTGGCATGGTGGAGAAATCACCGGCGTCAACGGATTGTCGGAAACGGTCCCCCTCATCGCCAACAATACATTCGTGGACTGCGAGGTCGAGGGTGGAGGCGCCGGAGTCGTTCATCTGGATGAGGCGGAACCGATTTTCCGCCGATCCATCGTAGCGTACAACGGCGGCGGCGCCGGATTGGTACACGTCTATGATTTGGGCGGACACGATACCGCTTTGCCCCAGGTGTACAACAACCAGTTCTACAGCAACGCCGGCGGCGACTCCCTGCCGGATCATCTGAACCTTCTCCTCGGCGAGCACGTGATCGCTCCTCCCGCTTTCTGTGACACCGCGGAGGGGGCTTACACCCTGCTCTACGATCGCAGTCTGATCCGAGATGAAGTAAGCCCGGTTCGGGACAGCTGCGCCGCGACCATCTGGGGTTCGGAGCCGGTCGGTTGCACCTATCCGGGGCACCGATTCCTGGCCTATTGGGATCCCAACTCCAACAACCGGCCGATCTTCCCCTATGTCTGCGCTCCGAACGCTGCGCGAAACCTGGACGTCATTCTTCCCTACGTGAACAGCGGAGACACGGTGGACGTGGCCGGCGACAGTCGCGTGGCGACCACTACTCCTCCCTTGGAGGGCGCCCTGTACACCGGTAATTTCCAGGTGAATCGCCCCATCGTCCTGCGCGGCGGGTTCGACGCCGGATTCGCCTTGTCGGAGCCGAAGCCGGACTCCGTGTCTCTCCAAGCGGTGCTTCGCCCACGAACGAACGGATCGATCCTCGTTGTTCAACAGGATCCCGCGGCGGCCACGGACAGCACGCTCCGCATCGACTCGACGACGATCATCTCGGGGCTGACCTTCCAAAACGCGAACGCGGAGTTGGTCAACGGCGGTGCGATTCGTTGCATCGGCGGCGCCAGCCCGACGATCCGGAAGTGTTCCTTCGAGGAGAACTCCACCAAGAACTGGGGCGGAGCGATCTCCATCCGGGACGCCGCCTCCCCGCGGATTCTGGACAGCTACTTCTACCGGAACCGGGCGGGTGTCGGCGGCGCGATCTACCTGTACCGCGTCTCCGATCCGGTTGTGCGGGGGAACATCTTCTCCGAGAACGGCGATCCCGAGATCGGCCAGTACGGAGGCGTCCGGATCGAGGAGTCGACCGCAGGCGGCTCGGTGGACAACAACGTCTTCTACGGCAACCGCCGCGGCGCCCTCTCCCTCTCCGAGGCGAAGGGCGGCTTCCGGATCTGGAACAACGTGATCGCCTCCAACGGCGGTTACGGGATCTCCCTGACGCCCGTGTTCGAAGGGATCCAGACGCCCGTTCTCTCCCACAACGACCTGTGGGCGAACAGCGAGGGGAATCTGCTCAACATCGACGAGGACACGACATCGATCCACGCGAACCCGCAGTTCTGCAACACGGGAGAGCGGTTCGATCTCACCAACCGGCTGAGGGTGTTCGACACCTTCTTCCGCTATCAGGAGTGTTCGCCCATGCTTCTCGCCGGCGTCGATCCCCTGTCGGAGCGGGACGCCCACATCGGCGTGGCCAAGCTGAGCGAAATGACCTGCGCGGACACCACGGCGCCGGCGCTGGAGATCGGGTTCCTGCTCCACTCGACCCTGCCGGGCGTGGCGAACCTTTATGTCATTCCGAACGAGACCATCGCCCGGGATTCGATTCTCCTTCAAACCATGTACGCCAACGCCCGTCTCGAATCGGTCGACGTGGGCGGCGAGATCATCACGCAGATCGTTTACGACTTCGACACGACCGACGTGGAAGTGGCCGAAAGCGACGCCTACCTCTCGGTGTACACGAGCCGGAACATCACGCTCCAAACGGCGGACACGCTCATCGTCCAGGCCCGCGCCGTCGATCTCTGCGGCAAGGTGGGGACGAGGAAGCGCGAGTTCTCGGCGAAGGAGTTCAGCGAAGGGGGCGCCGGCAAGATGTGGAGCGTCGACCGGGTGGCGGAGCTGGACGTGCCGTCCGGCGCGTTGATGCACGCCGGCGTGGTCCTCATGGAGAAGCTCGGCGGCGATCGCTTCGCCGAAGGGGAAACGCCGCTCGCCGGCCCCTATCACTTGAGCCTCGAACAGGTGCGCCCCGCCGCGCCTCTCGGCCTCCGCTTCACGCTCGCCGGCGGCGAGACGGACGCGGAACGGTTCGCGGGGCTCGCGGTCTACCGCTGGGACGGCGAACGCTGGAC